The following proteins are encoded in a genomic region of Streptococcus sp. 29892:
- the yfmF gene encoding EF-P 5-aminopentanol modification-associated protein YfmF, whose translation MKLQEGIDLHFIETDQFTTNRIKVRFAAEMNEATVAGRVLVANILEMGNQDYPTAQAMRRRLAELYGAHFSTSVAKRGRVHLVDLTISYVNPRYLPNNEDITLAILDFLYACLFRPLKQGRGFDQKIFEVEKKNLINFLESEVEDNFYHADVELNRLFYQDEALQIPRVSRLDLVEKETAESVFKIYRNMLRVDKIDIFVIGTVNQDLVREKLETFKFTYRKPKLELEYQQNYSKVTREKVERKQARQSILELAYHLQVLYNDVNYPALVVFNGLLGAFSHSKLFVNIREKESLAYTIGSQVSIFSGMMKVYAGISRGDRLKVMKLISKQLLDLKRGKFTEDELELTKNMLIHSATLAQDRQNNLIEQTYNQISMGERNLTWLEWIEAVKLVSIEDIVRVGKMINLQAVYFMEGTEE comes from the coding sequence AGCAGGACGTGTGCTAGTTGCTAATATTCTGGAAATGGGCAACCAAGATTATCCAACGGCTCAGGCGATGCGTAGGCGGTTGGCAGAGCTATACGGAGCACATTTCTCAACGTCTGTTGCTAAACGTGGCCGTGTACATCTAGTTGATTTGACCATTTCTTACGTCAATCCACGTTATTTGCCTAATAATGAAGATATTACCCTAGCAATTCTTGATTTTTTATATGCCTGCCTATTTCGTCCTCTCAAGCAAGGTCGGGGGTTTGATCAGAAAATCTTTGAAGTGGAGAAAAAGAATTTAATCAATTTTCTTGAGTCTGAGGTAGAAGATAATTTCTACCATGCTGATGTCGAATTAAATAGGTTATTTTATCAAGATGAGGCCTTACAAATTCCGCGAGTTAGTCGTCTAGATTTAGTTGAGAAGGAAACAGCAGAATCGGTATTTAAAATCTATCGGAATATGTTGCGGGTAGATAAGATTGACATCTTTGTCATTGGAACTGTCAATCAGGACTTGGTTCGTGAAAAATTGGAAACCTTCAAATTTACTTATAGAAAACCTAAGTTAGAATTAGAATATCAGCAGAACTATTCAAAGGTTACTCGCGAGAAGGTCGAACGCAAACAGGCAAGACAATCCATTTTAGAATTGGCTTATCATTTACAAGTCCTTTACAATGATGTAAATTACCCTGCCTTAGTTGTTTTTAATGGTTTACTCGGTGCCTTTTCACATTCTAAATTGTTTGTAAATATTCGTGAAAAGGAGAGTTTGGCCTATACAATCGGAAGTCAGGTGTCTATTTTTTCTGGAATGATGAAGGTTTATGCAGGCATCAGCCGCGGAGATCGTTTGAAAGTGATGAAACTAATTAGTAAGCAATTGCTCGATTTGAAACGAGGAAAGTTTACAGAGGATGAATTAGAGTTGACAAAGAATATGCTTATTCATTCAGCAACCCTTGCTCAAGATAGACAGAATAACTTGATAGAACAGACCTACAACCAGATAAGTATGGGGGAACGTAATTTAACATGGTTAGAATGGATAGAAGCTGTAAAGTTGGTGTCAATTGAGGATATTGTTCGAGTGGGCAAGATGATAAATTTACAGGCTGTTTACTTTATGGAGGGAACAGAGGAATGA